Proteins encoded together in one Bos indicus isolate NIAB-ARS_2022 breed Sahiwal x Tharparkar chromosome 3, NIAB-ARS_B.indTharparkar_mat_pri_1.0, whole genome shotgun sequence window:
- the LOC139182141 gene encoding uncharacterized protein, with protein sequence MRDFPLAAGGTHPENAGAARGQDPLPQRRKTKRKKACRQPALRDAPSTQWAPATAPSSCFCCSPRGTR encoded by the coding sequence ATGCGAGATTTTCCTTTGGCAGCCGGAGGCACACACCCAGAGAATGCTGGAGCCGCAAGGGGACAGGACCCACTTCCACAGcggagaaaaacaaagaggaaaaaggcGTGCAGGCAGCCAGCGCTAAGGGACGCACCCAGCACGCAGTGGGCCCCTGCCACTGCCCCCAGCAGCTGTTTCTGCTGCAGCCCGAGAGGAACTCGGTGA